The proteins below come from a single Pichia kudriavzevii chromosome 2, complete sequence genomic window:
- a CDS encoding uncharacterized protein (PKUD0B07180; similar to Saccharomyces cerevisiae YGL064C (MRH4); ancestral locus Anc_6.223), translating to MRVSLVSLARPKFSRGPILKRSPNMASPSPSGSKSSRSSSSRDELPPFKFGPYSPLNLPDESSRKGISNLVSKITDFNELKIYPEIRNSLLNEVKKHTVLRSQNFVRPAKVKTENELNGLIIRPTPIQTAAIKIINNKRKPGEFFKTFTLAAETGSGKTWAYLAPLLQQLLQGLKEPEVTSSPSIRAKAGIKSVILVPTHELVDQVYETAKYVGDDLNLSVFKWDTDSNFKEFISVFRTGIDIFVTTPGKFHSLSRYDSLKSSPKVLFGSISFCVVDEADTLMDESFLPDTQSIISKMSRLETLVFASATYPARFNKTINHLYPTITTISTPQLHKLPKSIEFRVVNASVAPYKGSKMKALAQALYAIYCDGTEEGYQKRVLIFVNKKDDCEKVSNKLQEYGHDVTFISSEDTPDARREKVAPFISTPTPSEERQLKVLVCTDLLSRGLNFKGVRNVILLDVPANSADLVHRAGRTGRMNQGGRVFLIINDADKGHVKGLPKVLRNNRRLG from the coding sequence ATGCGTGTCTCATTGGTATCACTGGCAAGGCCGAAATTCTCAAGAGGCCCGATCCTTAAAAGGAGTCCAAATATGGCATCGCCCTCCCCCTCGGgatcaaaatcttcaaggTCAAGTTCGTCAAGAGATGAGCTGCCACCGTTTAAATTTGGTCCTTATTCTCCACTCAACCTACCAGACGAGTCGTCTCGGAAAGGTATTTCGAATCTTGTGTCTAAAATTACCGACTTCAATGAACTCAAGATATATCCAGAAATCCGTAATTCGTTGCTTAACGAGGTGAAGAAACATACCGTGTTACGTTCCCAAAATTTTGTTCGTCCTGCCAAGGTGAAAACAGAGAATGAGTTGAACGGATTAATCATCCGTCCAACTCCTATTCAAACTGCCGCTATTaagatcatcaacaataagAGGAAACCTGGTGAATTCTTCAAGACGTTTACATTGGCTGCAGAAACAGGGTCAGGTAAAACATGGGCTTATTTGGCACCACTACTACAACAACTATTACAAGGTCTTAAAGAGCCGGAAGTGACGTCTTCCCCATCAATTCGGGCAAAGGCGGGTATCAAGTCTGTCATTTTGGTCCCAACACATGAATTGGTTGACCAAGTCTATGAGACTGCCAAGTATGTCGGTGATGATCTGAACCTTTCGGTGTTTAAATGGGATACCGATTCAAACTTTAAGGAGTTCATAAGTGTCTTCCGTACGGGAATCGATATTTTCGTTACAACGCCTGGTAAGTTCCATTCCTTATCAAGGTACGATTCTTTAAAATCGTCTCCAAAAGTCTTGTTTGGCTCGATTTCCTTTTGTGTAGTCGACGAGGCAGATACCCTAATGGACGAATCCTTTTTGCCAGATACCCAATCGATCATCTCGAAGATGTCACGATTGGAGACCCTGGTCTTTGCAAGTGCTACATACCCTGCTCGtttcaacaaaacaatCAACCATTTGTATCCAACAATCACCACAATATCAACCCCACAGTTACATAAACTGCCAAAGTCAATCGAGTTTAGAGTGGTCAATGCAAGCGTGGCTCCTTACAAAGGCTCCAAAATGAAAGCTTTAGCTCAAGCGTTATACGCAATCTATTGTGATGGTACAGAAGAGGGATACCAGAAACGGGTGCTTATATTTGTCAACAAGAAGGACGATTGTGAGAAGGTGTCCAACAAGCTACAAGAATACGGCCATGATGTTACTTTTATATCTTCGGAAGACACTCCTGACGCAAGAAGGGAGAAAGTGGCACCTTTCATCAGTACCCCAACCCCAAGTGAGGAGCGTCAGCTGAAAGTCCTCGTATGTACGGACCTTCTCAGCAGAGGCCTGAACTTTAAAGGTGTGAGAAACGTCATATTGCTTGACGTGCCTGCAAATTCGGCAGATTTGGTGCATAGAGCAGGTAGAACGGGTAGAATGAACCAAGGTGGTCGGGTCTTCTTGATAATAAACGATGCTGACAAGGGCCACGTGAAGGGGCTGCCCAAGGTCTTGAGAAACAATAGGCGGTTAGGTTAG